Proteins encoded together in one Alteribacter keqinensis window:
- a CDS encoding NADH:flavin oxidoreductase/NADH oxidase family protein, producing the protein METSSLTTLLKSKTFTIKNRFFKAAMSEALATSQNNPTESLIDLYARWAKGGAGLLISGNVMVDRKAIGEPGNVAIEDERDLAMLKKWANAGTQHDTHLWVQLNHPGKQTPKSVSKEPVAPSAVPLFGGTYSFNKPRALTTHEIWEIIKRFGRAAKVVKKAGFTGVQIHSAHGYLISQFLSPHHNQRTDEWGGELNHRMQFLLKVYQEIRKQVGDDFPIGIKLNSADFQRGGFTEEESMDVLKIMDEAGIDLIEISGGNYENPKMLGGDVKKSTKEREAYFLEYAEKARHFIRAPFVVTGGFRSGKAMVDAIESGFVDMVGIGKPFALNPDLPNQIIDGSYETVNTKPIKTGIKSLDNTISSMLELTWYEQQLARMGKGKDPDPDLSPWKTLVNMIVTHGTAMLHKRRI; encoded by the coding sequence ATGGAAACGTCATCGTTAACGACACTATTAAAATCGAAAACCTTCACCATTAAAAATCGGTTTTTTAAAGCTGCTATGAGTGAAGCCCTCGCCACATCACAAAACAACCCTACAGAGTCACTTATTGATTTATACGCACGTTGGGCTAAAGGCGGTGCAGGCCTTCTGATTAGTGGGAACGTGATGGTCGATCGAAAAGCTATAGGGGAACCTGGAAATGTTGCGATTGAAGACGAGCGGGACTTAGCCATGTTAAAGAAGTGGGCAAACGCAGGCACTCAGCATGATACTCACCTTTGGGTTCAGTTAAATCACCCAGGGAAGCAAACACCAAAATCCGTATCAAAAGAACCCGTTGCCCCCAGTGCTGTTCCCCTCTTTGGAGGTACATACTCCTTTAACAAGCCTCGTGCACTCACTACTCATGAAATTTGGGAAATCATTAAACGCTTTGGACGTGCTGCAAAAGTTGTTAAAAAAGCAGGATTTACAGGGGTCCAAATTCATTCGGCCCATGGATATTTAATCAGTCAATTTTTATCTCCACATCATAACCAACGAACAGATGAATGGGGTGGAGAATTGAACCATCGCATGCAATTTCTTTTAAAGGTTTACCAAGAAATAAGAAAGCAAGTAGGCGATGATTTTCCCATAGGCATTAAACTTAATTCAGCTGATTTTCAACGGGGAGGATTTACTGAAGAAGAGTCCATGGACGTACTTAAAATCATGGACGAAGCGGGTATTGATTTGATCGAAATTTCAGGTGGAAACTATGAAAACCCTAAAATGCTTGGTGGAGACGTGAAAAAAAGTACGAAGGAAAGAGAAGCCTATTTTTTAGAGTACGCTGAAAAGGCAAGGCATTTCATTCGTGCCCCCTTTGTTGTTACCGGAGGGTTTCGATCTGGGAAAGCCATGGTGGATGCCATTGAAAGTGGGTTCGTAGACATGGTTGGTATCGGAAAGCCGTTTGCTTTAAACCCTGATCTTCCGAACCAAATCATCGATGGCTCCTACGAAACGGTAAACACAAAACCGATAAAAACCGGCATTAAATCATTAGATAACACTATATCCAGCATGTTAGAACTCACTTGGTATGAACAGCAACTCGCACGAATGGGAAAAGGGAAAGATCCCGATCCTGACCTTTCCCCATGGAAAACCCTTGTTAACATGATTGTCACCCACGGCACTGCCATGTTACATAAGAGGCGAATCTAA
- a CDS encoding processed acidic surface protein produces MKGLFMSLLAGLFLVVLPSVGSAAPSEKELKSYLQEIEWTKSDLVEYLDFYDLSVEDFEDMEDLRWFLGPVLTPDTWKELLDDLGITEKEALEYLVAYGELEAEESIYDVYKFVFDAEADLYDLSLTPLTDANLAELLKEYELTYDELVALLKENGDSLDNYEYYEDLDGAVWYYLYSDEWDLEFEDIEGLFAEIGLTIEELERLFAHLESLDTDSDAFLEKLEELAWRLMAFEEFDEASELTADQIAELIAIFTELLDLFEMDVTFYLVKGDEKKPVSLQSLMTMTTTNGYDLLIELYNKQGDFLADILLKAELFGWELINGTGNDLKKTHDVIEHQDQTVDKKSESPKKANAEKPAMKTETGAKLPKTATNTASGIAAGLLIMMSGMLFYRRLNVKNG; encoded by the coding sequence GTGAAAGGCTTGTTCATGTCACTGCTGGCTGGTTTGTTTCTTGTTGTTTTACCATCTGTAGGAAGTGCCGCACCATCTGAGAAGGAATTGAAGTCGTATTTACAGGAAATTGAGTGGACAAAAAGTGATTTAGTAGAATACCTTGATTTCTACGATCTGTCAGTTGAGGATTTTGAAGACATGGAGGACCTCAGGTGGTTCTTGGGACCGGTCCTCACGCCGGATACTTGGAAAGAACTGCTCGATGATTTAGGTATTACAGAAAAAGAAGCCCTTGAATACCTTGTGGCATACGGGGAACTCGAAGCTGAAGAGTCCATTTATGATGTGTATAAATTTGTATTCGACGCTGAAGCGGACCTGTACGACTTATCCCTGACCCCGCTTACCGACGCAAACCTGGCTGAACTGTTAAAAGAATACGAGCTTACATACGATGAGCTGGTTGCCCTGTTAAAAGAAAACGGGGATTCTCTTGACAACTACGAGTATTATGAAGACCTGGACGGCGCCGTCTGGTACTATCTTTACAGCGACGAATGGGACCTTGAATTTGAGGATATCGAAGGATTATTCGCTGAAATCGGCCTTACAATAGAGGAGCTAGAGCGCCTTTTTGCCCACCTGGAGAGTCTGGATACGGACAGCGACGCCTTCCTGGAGAAGCTTGAAGAGCTGGCCTGGCGCCTGATGGCTTTTGAAGAGTTTGATGAGGCATCTGAACTCACAGCCGATCAAATCGCAGAGCTTATCGCCATTTTCACAGAATTGCTCGACCTCTTTGAAATGGACGTAACGTTTTATCTTGTAAAAGGTGACGAGAAAAAGCCTGTGTCCCTTCAGTCACTCATGACCATGACAACGACAAACGGCTATGACCTTCTCATTGAGCTGTACAATAAACAAGGGGACTTCCTCGCTGACATCCTCCTCAAAGCAGAACTGTTCGGCTGGGAACTGATTAACGGAACCGGAAACGACCTTAAAAAAACACATGACGTGATTGAACACCAGGATCAGACCGTGGATAAAAAGAGCGAATCTCCTAAAAAAGCAAACGCAGAAAAGCCTGCTATGAAAACGGAGACCGGTGCCAAGCTGCCAAAAACAGCGACCAATACCGCCTCAGGAATCGCAGCAGGGCTCCTCATCATGATGAGCGGCATGCTCTTTTACCGCAGGCTGAATGTGAAAAATGGATAA
- a CDS encoding GNAT family N-acetyltransferase: protein MKTIRKAEAADRAFIDQLCQWSWKEETQGLSYPRVKGLEELEAEVAEWGNTYGDTLYVVENKDYPVGFFGFLYEPGDKETYVIGPVFTKENHDERVFEWLFGQLEGEISEQFDTVILSINESNSLLLSTAEQREWKKGSRQIEMNIDVQGFEEGTSLIKVQPLHKGDRHYEDAARVLSLAGKWEKPVEQLDEYLGDFKMEAAYVTIDDRVAGAILWDHIEGTTFYRLEDVAVHEDFRNQGVASSLIEHTIEKAKEAAVHSLFLSVDEKNEGARKLYHRIGFFETIVSTSFRWQKGN, encoded by the coding sequence ATGAAGACGATTCGAAAAGCAGAAGCGGCCGATCGGGCATTTATTGATCAATTATGCCAGTGGAGTTGGAAGGAAGAGACGCAAGGTCTTTCTTATCCCAGAGTGAAAGGGTTGGAGGAGCTTGAAGCGGAAGTGGCCGAGTGGGGGAACACGTACGGGGACACGCTTTATGTAGTAGAAAATAAAGATTATCCTGTTGGATTTTTCGGTTTTTTATATGAACCTGGAGACAAAGAGACGTATGTAATCGGACCGGTGTTTACAAAAGAAAATCACGATGAACGTGTATTTGAATGGCTTTTCGGACAACTGGAAGGTGAAATATCTGAACAGTTTGACACTGTCATTTTGAGTATTAATGAAAGCAACAGCCTTCTTTTATCCACGGCGGAGCAAAGAGAGTGGAAAAAGGGGTCCCGTCAAATCGAAATGAATATTGATGTTCAAGGATTTGAAGAGGGGACCAGCTTGATAAAAGTTCAGCCTTTACATAAAGGAGACCGTCACTACGAAGACGCGGCCCGGGTGTTAAGCCTGGCTGGAAAGTGGGAGAAGCCCGTAGAGCAGCTGGATGAATATTTGGGCGACTTTAAAATGGAAGCGGCATACGTGACCATTGACGATCGTGTTGCGGGGGCAATCCTGTGGGATCACATTGAAGGGACTACCTTTTACAGGCTGGAAGACGTTGCCGTTCACGAAGATTTTCGTAACCAAGGCGTGGCTTCGTCGTTGATCGAACACACGATTGAGAAAGCAAAAGAAGCAGCGGTTCACTCTTTATTTTTAAGTGTAGACGAAAAGAACGAAGGTGCAAGAAAGCTGTATCACCGTATTGGATTCTTTGAAACGATCGTATCTACTTCTTTTCGCTGGCAAAAAGGTAACTGA
- a CDS encoding DoxX family membrane protein, giving the protein MFMNFLRENRYAAGILTAVRLYIGWLWLTAGWGKVTGGFSAEGYLMGVVNNEAVIEQYPTYHAFIESFAVPNAELFSHMVAWGELLVGLGLILGVLTTAAAFFGILMNFAFMFAGTISSNPWMMLFTIFLLAAGYNAGRFGGDRWVIPYIRQQLFNRNGNKKHAVSKPAAA; this is encoded by the coding sequence ATGTTTATGAATTTCTTGAGAGAAAACCGTTATGCTGCAGGGATTTTGACCGCTGTTCGTCTGTATATCGGATGGCTCTGGCTCACTGCCGGCTGGGGCAAGGTAACCGGTGGCTTCAGTGCAGAGGGTTATCTTATGGGCGTCGTGAATAATGAAGCTGTCATTGAGCAGTATCCGACTTACCACGCGTTTATTGAGAGCTTCGCGGTTCCGAATGCTGAACTGTTCAGTCATATGGTTGCTTGGGGAGAGCTTCTTGTAGGGCTTGGCCTCATTCTCGGAGTCCTTACTACCGCTGCTGCTTTCTTTGGGATTTTGATGAACTTTGCGTTCATGTTCGCAGGCACCATCTCTTCTAACCCTTGGATGATGCTCTTTACCATCTTCCTTCTCGCTGCAGGCTACAACGCAGGCCGCTTCGGTGGCGACCGTTGGGTGATTCCTTATATCCGCCAGCAGCTGTTTAACCGTAATGGCAACAAAAAGCACGCAGTCAGCAAACCGGCAGCTGCGTAA
- a CDS encoding DinB family protein, translated as MKTRQVVLFNQLKSYREELVNIVEEVTEMEADRIPEGFNNNIRWNLGHVYLDQYLWIQALTREKRAETAKLNDWFGFGTDPADFTKDTPSLDMLKALLKRQPDVIEEEYGERLEETFPPIEMGMETIEQVLIRTIFHEGMHTQAILDIKKYLNREERHISI; from the coding sequence ATGAAAACAAGGCAGGTTGTCCTTTTTAATCAGCTAAAGTCCTATCGGGAGGAACTGGTTAATATAGTTGAGGAAGTAACTGAAATGGAGGCAGACCGCATTCCCGAAGGCTTTAACAATAATATCCGCTGGAATCTTGGCCATGTTTATCTCGATCAGTATCTGTGGATTCAAGCACTTACGAGAGAAAAGCGTGCAGAAACGGCAAAGCTTAACGACTGGTTCGGGTTTGGTACCGATCCAGCTGATTTTACAAAGGATACGCCCTCATTAGACATGTTAAAAGCTTTGTTAAAACGGCAGCCTGATGTCATTGAAGAGGAGTATGGAGAGCGTCTGGAAGAAACCTTCCCGCCCATTGAAATGGGAATGGAGACGATAGAGCAGGTGTTGATCAGAACGATCTTTCACGAAGGCATGCATACCCAGGCCATTCTCGATATAAAAAAGTATTTAAACAGGGAGGAACGGCATATTTCTATATGA
- a CDS encoding class I SAM-dependent methyltransferase: protein MLNKQGFDLWAKAYDQDVIVSEEKDEYPFAGYQKNINGIYSEVMKIDKADVLDIGFGTGVLTTSLYESGHRITGIDFSSEMMAIARRKMPEAKLIEWDFAEGLPQSVVEEKFDAVVSTYTLHHLSDKGKVRMIEELLPLLKESGKIFIGDVAFETRELLSACREENLHHWDSDEVYFVADELKDALRGRCKVTFHRHSHCGGVFIIEG from the coding sequence TTGCTAAATAAACAAGGATTTGATTTGTGGGCTAAAGCCTACGATCAGGACGTAATTGTAAGTGAGGAAAAGGACGAGTATCCCTTTGCGGGGTATCAGAAAAACATCAATGGAATTTATAGTGAAGTGATGAAGATAGATAAGGCAGACGTCTTGGATATTGGTTTTGGGACTGGTGTTCTTACAACGAGTTTATACGAATCCGGCCACCGGATAACAGGTATTGATTTTTCCAGTGAGATGATGGCTATTGCCCGCAGGAAAATGCCAGAGGCGAAGCTGATTGAATGGGATTTTGCAGAGGGGTTGCCCCAAAGCGTAGTGGAAGAAAAGTTTGACGCAGTGGTGAGTACCTATACGCTTCATCACTTGAGTGACAAGGGTAAAGTGCGAATGATTGAGGAGTTGTTGCCGCTTCTAAAAGAGAGCGGGAAGATCTTTATTGGTGACGTTGCATTTGAGACACGCGAGTTGTTAAGCGCATGCCGGGAAGAGAATCTTCACCACTGGGACAGTGATGAGGTTTACTTTGTGGCAGATGAGCTCAAAGACGCTCTTAGAGGAAGGTGTAAAGTGACGTTTCACAGGCATTCTCACTGTGGTGGGGTGTTTATTATTGAAGGTTAG
- the ilvD gene encoding dihydroxy-acid dehydratase codes for MADKDLRIRSKDISEGDNRAPNRAMLRAVGFEDEDFQKPMIGVASTWSEVTPCNVHIDKLAIEAKRGAREAGGAPMIFNTITVADGISMGHEGMRYSLPSREVIADSIETVVGAERLDGVVAIGGCDKNMPGCMIAIGRLNLPAVFVYGGTISPGKSREDKDIDIVSVFEAVGKHNAGSMDKDGLHDIECHACPGAGSCGGMYTANTMASAIEALGMSLPGSASNPAETDNKHGDCYRAGDAVVELLRKEIYPRDIMTKEAFENAITVVMALGGSTNAFLHLLAMAHSVDVDLSYDDFERIRERVPHIADLKPSGKYVMENLHQVGGVSAVMKLLLEEGLLNGDCLTVTGKTLAENLAEVPPLHEGQEIIRPVSEPFKESGPLYVLKGNLAPAGAVAKMSGLKVSKLTGPARVFDSEKEATEAVLANEINPGDVLVIRYAGPKGGPGMSEMLSISAIIVGKGLGEKVGLLTDGRFSGGTHGLVVGHVAPEAQVGGPIALLKEGDLVTIDSETQELNVDVSPEEMTARLADWQAPPLRYSRGVLNKYARLVSCASKGAVTDLGEE; via the coding sequence GTGGCAGACAAAGATCTTAGAATACGCAGTAAAGACATCAGTGAAGGAGACAACCGCGCGCCGAACCGGGCGATGCTTAGAGCAGTAGGATTTGAAGACGAGGACTTTCAAAAACCGATGATCGGTGTTGCCAGTACGTGGAGCGAGGTTACACCCTGCAACGTACACATAGACAAACTCGCCATTGAAGCAAAACGCGGAGCCCGGGAAGCTGGCGGAGCACCGATGATTTTTAACACCATCACCGTTGCTGACGGGATTTCCATGGGCCACGAAGGCATGCGTTATTCCCTTCCGAGCCGGGAAGTAATCGCAGACTCTATAGAAACTGTAGTAGGAGCGGAGCGCCTTGACGGAGTTGTGGCCATCGGCGGCTGTGATAAAAATATGCCGGGCTGTATGATTGCCATCGGCCGCTTAAATTTACCAGCAGTTTTCGTATATGGTGGAACGATTTCACCAGGAAAATCACGAGAAGATAAAGACATCGACATCGTTTCTGTGTTTGAAGCGGTCGGTAAACACAACGCCGGATCCATGGACAAGGACGGCCTCCACGACATCGAATGTCATGCCTGTCCTGGAGCGGGGTCATGCGGAGGCATGTACACTGCAAACACGATGGCATCGGCCATTGAAGCCCTCGGAATGAGTCTGCCGGGAAGTGCGTCCAACCCGGCTGAAACAGATAACAAACATGGTGATTGCTACAGAGCGGGAGACGCTGTTGTGGAGCTTCTGCGTAAAGAAATCTATCCACGTGACATCATGACAAAAGAGGCATTTGAAAATGCGATTACGGTTGTTATGGCACTCGGCGGATCCACAAACGCCTTCCTTCACCTGCTGGCAATGGCCCATTCGGTTGATGTGGACCTCTCTTATGACGACTTTGAACGTATCCGCGAGCGTGTACCGCACATTGCCGACTTGAAGCCGAGCGGAAAATACGTCATGGAAAACCTTCATCAGGTAGGCGGTGTTTCCGCTGTCATGAAGCTTCTTCTTGAGGAAGGGCTGTTAAACGGTGACTGTCTCACGGTGACGGGTAAAACACTGGCAGAGAACCTGGCTGAAGTACCTCCGCTGCACGAAGGCCAGGAAATCATCCGTCCTGTAAGCGAGCCGTTTAAGGAAAGCGGTCCTTTATATGTATTGAAAGGGAACCTCGCGCCGGCCGGAGCCGTTGCCAAAATGAGCGGACTGAAAGTAAGCAAGCTCACCGGTCCCGCCCGGGTGTTTGATTCGGAAAAAGAAGCAACCGAAGCGGTTCTGGCAAATGAGATTAATCCTGGAGACGTGCTGGTGATCCGCTATGCCGGTCCGAAAGGCGGTCCGGGAATGAGTGAGATGCTCTCCATCTCTGCCATCATCGTCGGGAAAGGACTCGGAGAGAAGGTGGGCTTGCTAACGGACGGCCGTTTCTCAGGCGGAACCCACGGGCTCGTTGTTGGCCACGTGGCACCTGAAGCACAGGTGGGCGGCCCGATCGCCTTATTGAAAGAAGGAGACCTGGTGACCATCGACAGTGAAACACAGGAGCTGAACGTCGATGTGAGCCCAGAAGAAATGACAGCCCGCCTGGCAGACTGGCAGGCACCGCCGCTCCGCTACTCCCGCGGCGTGCTGAACAAATATGCAAGACTTGTATCCTGTGCCTCTAAAGGTGCGGTAACGGATCTGGGAGAAGAGTAG
- a CDS encoding GNAT family N-acetyltransferase, which produces MKLYNGKELVIREYRSSDFSTIADLNQEQGWKNLADRPEETKAAWEQSPVRFIAEAEGEIIGYIRGLTDGFISLYVCEILVKKSWRKQGTGRALLNHAHSLYPAARLELLATGESYDFYEKEGYRMLYGFRKSNEN; this is translated from the coding sequence ATGAAACTATACAACGGGAAAGAGCTGGTTATCCGGGAATACCGGTCCAGTGATTTCAGTACGATTGCAGATCTCAATCAGGAGCAGGGCTGGAAAAACCTTGCGGACCGGCCTGAAGAGACAAAAGCAGCATGGGAACAGTCGCCGGTCCGCTTTATCGCGGAAGCTGAAGGAGAAATCATCGGCTACATCCGGGGTCTTACTGACGGGTTTATCAGTCTGTATGTTTGTGAGATTCTGGTGAAAAAAAGCTGGAGAAAACAAGGTACAGGCCGGGCTCTTTTAAACCATGCACACAGCCTGTATCCTGCAGCACGCCTTGAACTTCTCGCAACCGGTGAGTCCTATGATTTCTATGAAAAAGAAGGCTACCGGATGCTGTACGGATTTAGAAAGTCCAATGAGAATTAA
- a CDS encoding spore coat protein: MENKQTSQKVSEEMPPPFSHGGHELFDVHEVLSAVVALLDQYKLYENQIKDTALTDILNRQSQYMTQLYNTMLEAFQTGEKPSTSTQVYKMTESNNVIYGLSLGKPVSPIQSASDVTDQSLSSYMLGQTKSLASLMAMTALEMTNPVIRRIIADSVPNVIEMSYEIFLYQNKHGYYQVPQLKNEDMRGLLEAYSPVNKKPLN, translated from the coding sequence ATGGAAAACAAACAAACCAGCCAGAAAGTATCTGAAGAGATGCCCCCGCCATTCAGTCACGGCGGACATGAGCTTTTTGATGTCCACGAAGTGTTAAGTGCCGTTGTCGCACTTCTCGATCAGTACAAGCTATATGAAAACCAAATCAAGGACACGGCACTGACGGATATTTTAAACCGACAGTCCCAGTATATGACCCAACTCTACAACACCATGCTGGAGGCATTTCAGACCGGGGAAAAGCCTTCAACATCAACTCAGGTATACAAAATGACGGAGAGCAATAACGTCATTTACGGTCTTTCACTCGGCAAACCTGTCTCTCCCATCCAGTCTGCCAGTGATGTGACGGATCAAAGCCTGTCATCGTATATGCTCGGTCAGACGAAAAGTCTTGCCTCTCTCATGGCCATGACAGCCCTCGAAATGACGAACCCGGTAATCCGGCGGATCATCGCTGACAGTGTACCGAATGTTATTGAAATGAGCTACGAGATTTTTCTTTATCAAAACAAACATGGGTATTATCAGGTCCCACAGTTAAAGAATGAGGATATGAGAGGGCTGCTGGAAGCATACAGCCCCGTTAACAAGAAGCCTTTAAATTGA
- a CDS encoding class D sortase translates to MDNQKNNRRRMKRFILLSLSIAMITGGFWFTTTTAYTFLKGYMLFKSGEAAVSAEVEEEPEVEEKSQVEEKPEPAEEESPAVDEGESGPLYPERPEIGDLIGELYIPKLEATLPIYHGTDEDELEKGVGHFAGSVLPGENDNAVLAGHRDTVFRELGSVGVNDILIVTTAAGEFEYKVKNVRIVDEDDRTVIVPKPRATLTVSTCYPFTFVGSAPERYVLVAELRGGGRERGRK, encoded by the coding sequence ATGGATAACCAAAAGAACAACCGGAGAAGAATGAAGCGATTCATTCTTCTCTCTTTAAGTATTGCCATGATCACAGGCGGGTTCTGGTTTACTACAACCACCGCATACACGTTCCTCAAAGGCTATATGCTCTTTAAGAGCGGGGAAGCTGCAGTTTCAGCGGAAGTGGAAGAAGAACCTGAAGTGGAAGAAAAGTCTCAAGTGGAAGAAAAGCCTGAACCGGCGGAAGAAGAATCCCCCGCTGTTGACGAGGGGGAGTCAGGTCCCCTGTACCCGGAAAGGCCTGAAATTGGCGATCTGATCGGGGAACTTTATATCCCGAAGCTTGAAGCAACGCTTCCAATTTATCACGGCACTGATGAAGACGAACTCGAGAAAGGCGTCGGTCACTTTGCAGGAAGTGTCCTGCCCGGAGAAAATGACAATGCTGTTTTAGCCGGTCACAGAGACACGGTCTTCCGGGAGCTGGGGAGTGTCGGAGTCAATGATATTCTGATTGTCACGACTGCAGCGGGCGAATTCGAGTACAAAGTAAAAAACGTCCGAATTGTAGACGAAGATGACCGCACAGTTATTGTTCCAAAGCCCAGGGCCACACTCACAGTGAGCACCTGCTACCCGTTTACCTTTGTGGGCAGTGCCCCCGAACGCTACGTTCTCGTAGCCGAGCTCCGTGGCGGGGGACGGGAAAGAGGAAGAAAGTGA
- a CDS encoding aldehyde dehydrogenase family protein has translation MRNQLKHYINGEWIESTGSETIDVINPATEEVMGKISSGTEEDLDKAVKAAREAFPSFSQSTKEQRIEWLEKIANGYEARKDELIEIMTDELGAPLSVSEEVHFHMGLGHFKQAAESLQDFSFSEDRGGHTLIKESVGVSGLITPWNFPTNQTSTKIASAIAAGSPVILKPASKTPYAAMILAEIIDEAGLPNGAFNLVNGTGSVIGNGISSHPGIDFVSFTGSGAVGEKIMKNAAETIKKVALELGGKSPVIILDDADVEEAAKTALSNIMTNTGQVCSAGTRVFIPQSMKDAFEEKIVDLLPTFPVGDPRKDGIATGPLVSKDQWDTVQSYIEKGEKEATLLAGGTGKPEGLETGYYVKPTIFTDVSNDSVIAQEEIFGPVSAIITYEDLEDAITMANDTVYGLAGYVVGKDPETIRHVASSIKAGRIKINDADTDFNGPFGGFKQSGIGREWGDFGIEEFLEIKSVHGMPS, from the coding sequence ATGCGAAACCAGCTTAAACATTACATTAACGGTGAATGGATTGAGTCAACGGGCTCAGAAACGATTGATGTGATCAATCCGGCAACGGAAGAAGTGATGGGCAAGATCAGCTCAGGCACCGAAGAAGACTTGGATAAAGCGGTTAAGGCGGCACGAGAAGCGTTTCCTTCCTTTTCACAATCCACAAAAGAACAACGGATCGAGTGGCTTGAAAAAATTGCGAATGGTTATGAAGCAAGGAAAGATGAGCTCATTGAAATCATGACAGATGAACTCGGTGCACCTCTGTCTGTGTCTGAAGAGGTTCATTTTCACATGGGGCTCGGTCATTTTAAACAGGCGGCTGAATCTCTCCAGGACTTTTCTTTCTCAGAGGACCGCGGCGGCCATACGCTTATAAAAGAATCGGTCGGCGTGAGCGGACTGATTACTCCGTGGAACTTTCCGACAAACCAGACATCTACCAAAATTGCCAGCGCTATTGCGGCAGGGAGCCCGGTTATTTTGAAGCCGGCCTCAAAAACACCTTATGCTGCCATGATTTTGGCGGAAATTATTGACGAAGCCGGTTTGCCAAATGGTGCGTTTAACCTTGTGAACGGCACAGGTTCAGTTATTGGAAACGGTATCAGTTCCCACCCCGGTATTGATTTTGTGTCCTTTACCGGCTCTGGCGCTGTCGGTGAAAAAATCATGAAAAATGCTGCCGAAACGATTAAAAAAGTAGCATTGGAGCTTGGAGGGAAATCACCTGTCATCATTCTTGACGATGCAGATGTGGAAGAGGCGGCGAAAACGGCTCTGTCAAATATCATGACAAACACCGGTCAGGTTTGCTCTGCAGGAACAAGAGTTTTTATCCCTCAGTCTATGAAAGACGCATTTGAGGAAAAAATTGTAGACCTGCTTCCAACCTTTCCTGTAGGAGATCCCCGTAAAGATGGAATCGCCACAGGCCCGCTAGTCTCAAAAGATCAGTGGGACACCGTTCAATCGTATATTGAAAAAGGGGAGAAAGAAGCGACTCTCCTTGCCGGGGGAACAGGAAAGCCGGAGGGACTTGAAACAGGCTATTACGTTAAACCGACGATCTTCACCGACGTTTCCAATGATTCCGTTATCGCCCAGGAGGAAATATTCGGACCGGTGTCGGCCATTATCACATATGAGGACCTCGAGGACGCTATTACTATGGCAAACGATACTGTTTATGGTCTTGCGGGCTATGTAGTAGGTAAAGATCCTGAAACGATACGCCATGTGGCTTCCAGCATTAAAGCCGGACGCATTAAAATCAATGACGCCGATACGGACTTCAACGGACCGTTTGGCGGTTTCAAGCAATCGGGAATCGGCCGCGAATGGGGTGATTTCGGGATCGAGGAGTTCCTTGAAATCAAATCGGTACATGGTATGCCTTCTTAA
- a CDS encoding alpha/beta hydrolase, whose product MKVKNGNVQTNSGKIPYSLMKHEKDADGVAIVLPGAAYTAQGPLLYYATSILYRNGFDILHINYEYTREELSELTEEGFTADVRNVIDAVIGGAPYEEIIAVAKSVGTIALSYLMEEERFARVKAIWLTPLIQRDDVYKSLSTSWHPGLCVIGDRDPVFERERFVEIDRNPRIQGVLVKDANHALELEGDVMGSLDVLKNIMAGISGWVANR is encoded by the coding sequence GTGAAAGTAAAGAACGGAAACGTACAAACCAATAGCGGAAAGATACCTTATTCTCTGATGAAGCACGAGAAAGATGCTGACGGTGTAGCCATCGTTCTGCCCGGAGCAGCGTACACAGCACAAGGACCGTTACTTTACTACGCAACATCAATTCTTTACAGAAACGGGTTTGACATCCTTCATATCAACTACGAATATACACGTGAGGAATTATCCGAACTTACAGAGGAAGGCTTCACTGCGGATGTGCGAAACGTCATCGATGCCGTTATCGGCGGTGCCCCTTATGAGGAAATCATAGCTGTAGCCAAATCTGTCGGTACGATCGCTTTATCCTATCTGATGGAAGAAGAGCGCTTCGCCCGGGTAAAAGCGATCTGGCTCACACCTCTTATTCAGAGGGACGACGTATACAAAAGTCTTTCAACAAGCTGGCATCCCGGGCTGTGTGTGATCGGGGACCGGGACCCTGTATTTGAGCGGGAGAGGTTTGTCGAAATTGACCGCAATCCCCGGATTCAGGGCGTTCTTGTGAAGGACGCCAATCACGCCCTCGAACTAGAGGGTGACGTCATGGGTTCTTTGGACGTGCTGAAAAACATCATGGCCGGCATTTCAGGCTGGGTCGCAAACAGATAA